The sequence below is a genomic window from Williamwhitmania sp..
TATCGAGTCCAGATGCCATTCTCACCCCGAAAAGGTGGAATACCACTTTCGGCTGAGATTCCAGCACCTGTAAATGCTACGGTATACAAAGAGTTGCGTAACAACTCTGCTGCTTCAATTATACTATTCATCACTTTTATTGTAAATCAGACCCCAGTAAAGGTAGTTGGTTATGCAATTACTCGCAATGCTCCACAGTATGATATCGCCTACGTTGAAGTAAGGCATGATACATATCATCATATGAAATTAAATAGGCCAGAAAGCAATAAAATAAGCAGATATAAGGCTTTTTCATTCCATTTTATAATGATTGTGGCCGACATATTAACAGTAATTAACAGTCGACATTAATTTAAGATAACTATATTTGCGCCGCTTAAAAAATGCCCAAGCAGCATAAAAAACATAGAAATCATGGGCTTATTGTCAGTAGTACTTTTACTTGTTACGGGAGTATGTTTTGCCGGAATAGCCATATTCATTGGAAACACCTTCTCCCAAAAAAAATACAGTTCAGAAAAGTTTGAAGCCTACGAGTGTGGCATTCAGACACATGGAGACACCTGGATTCAGTTTAACGTCGGTTACTACCTTTTTTCTCTCGTCTTCCTAATCTTTGATGTGGAAGTTGTGTTTATGTACCCATGGGCAGTTGTATGCAAGGAGGTAGGATGGTCAGCCTTTGTTGAGGTCTTCCTTTTCATCATATTCCTATTCATGGGGCTGCTCTACGCATTTAAAAAGAAGGCTTTGGTATGGAACTAAATGATAAACCAGAAGAATTTCCCGGAGAAATCTACGCTGATGATTCCGGAACAACCAATTTTCTGGTTACTAGCATAGATAAACTGGCCAACTGGGCTCGTAGCAACTCGCTATGGCCCTTGACTTTTGGAACCAGCTGCTGCGCCATCGAAATGATGTCGACAGCGTCAGCGAAATATGACTGGTCGCGCTTTGGCTTTGAGGTGGCACGTGCTACTCCCCGACAGGCGGACTTAATAATCGTGGCCGGAACCATCTGCCATAAAATGGCACCCGTG
It includes:
- a CDS encoding NADH-quinone oxidoreductase subunit A, which codes for MGLLSVVLLLVTGVCFAGIAIFIGNTFSQKKYSSEKFEAYECGIQTHGDTWIQFNVGYYLFSLVFLIFDVEVVFMYPWAVVCKEVGWSAFVEVFLFIIFLFMGLLYAFKKKALVWN
- a CDS encoding NADH-quinone oxidoreductase subunit B family protein produces the protein MELNDKPEEFPGEIYADDSGTTNFLVTSIDKLANWARSNSLWPLTFGTSCCAIEMMSTASAKYDWSRFGFEVARATPRQADLIIVAGTICHKMAPVLQRLYNQMPEPKYVIAMGACSISGGPFHYNTYSVVRGVDKLIPVDVYVPGCPPRPEALLDGMIALQEKIRKSRAYVVDKKKEKKDE